One Synechocystis sp. LKSZ1 genomic window, AGAAAACCCCAAATTTTTTGGGCCAGGGCCTGGAGACGCAGGCGCCAATACTTGTTCTGGAGGGCCGAACGGAAATTGCGCGGAAACTGAAAGACAATATCACCGGACTCTGCCACCTGGAGATGACCACCAGCCTCTGATGCGAGGGTCAATAGGCCCTGTTGAACAATATTCAGTTCGAGTCCCGCTTGACTGGCCACATCACCGACCGTCACCACATAGTCTAATTGTTCGACGGATTTCATGATTTGCGGATTGAGTACGGGCAAGCTATTCATGGTTCACAGTCCGATGGGGAGACAGGATTCTGTTTTTACTGTAGCAAAGGCTTTTCTCGCGTTGTCTCTCTGTCTTTGACGGTTAATTGCCAATTGGCCTGGAGTAAGGCTATGATATAGATGCATAAGCAAGGGGCCGCAACGGTTTCGACAGGTTGGCGAAAGCTCCCCCGTGATGCAGGTCGAGAGCGAGTCTCCTCTCGTTAATCCAAGGCTCAAAAAAAAAGTAACTGCGAATAACATCGTCAGCTTCAAACGCGTAGCCATCGCTGCTTAAAATCTCGTCAGAGAGCGTTTACTTCTAGTTCGACTCCGTTAAGAGTTAGAGGTTAACCCCAACGGATGCACTGCTCGGCTTTTCTCTTACTAGCCCTGCAGTAAAGACTCAGTAAGAGCATCCCACCATCGGGGATAAGTGATGGTTCTCGCCCTGAGGATTAGAAGGGATAAACCTGTGAATGAGCGGACAGTGAATACCCAGTTTGGACAGCAGTTCGACTCTGCTCGGCTCCATTATTTTGACTAATTTATTCGGTGTCGTCGTCATTGTTTTGGCGGTGGTTGAGCCACCGTTGAAATGATTTTTGACTTTCCCCAGAGGGTTGGCCAAGAATCAAATTTTTAGAGCTAATATCCTCATCTAGTTGATTCCAGTGGATGCCACTGCCGCCAGCAATTAAGCGATAGTCATTGCGCTCTTCAATGGAAGCATGGAGCAGTCGGGGATACCAGGCCAGAGGCACAGATATAGTACGACCATCGGACAAATCGACACTGAGGGTATCATCTGTAATCGTTAATTGTTGAATAGCCAACGTTTCCAAGAGTTCAAGAGTGTATGCATTTAGAAGCGGATAGGTCGGCTTGGGATATTCGGCACTATCCCAAAACCCTAAACTAATGAGCTTGTCTAGCCCATCTGGGATTGGAGATAATTCTGGAGGCCAATTTTTTCAATCAGACCCAATTGCTTTTCTAGCCAGTAGGCGTGGTCTTCCTCGGTATCCGCCAACATTTGCCGTAAAAGTTCGCGGGTCTGGTAGTCTTGCTCCGTTTCGCAGACAGCGATGGCTTCCTTGAGGTCTTCAATTACTTTGTACTCAAGATCTAGGTCACTTTGGAGCATTTCCGGAACCGTTTTGCCAATTTTGAGGCCATCCTGCTGGGAGAGGTCGGGAATCCCTTCTAGAAAGAGAATGCGTTGAATCAGGGCATCGGCGTGCAGGGTTTCATCCTGCATTTCATGATCGATGCGTTCATAGAGTTTTTGCAGGCCCCAGTCTTGGTACATGCGAGAGTGGGTGAAGTATTGGTCTCTGGCGGCTAATTCGCCACGGAGGAGTTTGTAGAGTTGCTGGAGGACGGCATCTTTTCCTTTCATAGTATTGTCTTTATATTCGGGAGGGATAGTTAGAAATGAAGTTGAAGTTAAGGCAGTCGCGGTCTAGATCATCGATTGTAGGTAGTTTTCCAAACCCGAGTTCTGGATGAGCCACTGCTGAGATTCCAGCCAATCAATTTGCGCTTCGGTTTTTTCGAGCAGTTCCGTCAGCAGATCGCGGCTAACATAGTCCTGTTGGCCCTCGCAGAAGTGGATACTGGCGATCAAGCCTTGGCGAATTTCTAGACAGATGGTGAGGTCGTTCTGGAGCAGTTCGGGAACATTTTCTCCGATCAGAAGCTTGCCCAGATTCTGGAGGTTGGGCAGGCCGTCTAAAAACAATACCCGCTCAATCAGGACATCGGCCTGTTTCATGGCCTTAATCGAGTATTTATACTCTAGATCGTTTAATTGATTTAGCCCCCAATTTTTGCAGATGCGGGCATGGAGAAAGAACTGGTTAATGGCCGTCAGTTGGGCTTTTAGCGCTTCGTTAAGGTGGCGCTTGACCTCTGCATTTCCTTCCATGGTATTTCTCATAACTTATTGGGCAAGCTTCTTTGCCTAATTATCTCTGAACTCGACCCCAAACACCAACGATTAGGGCCTTGACCTAGAGGAACCCCTGAGCCATAATGACAATTAATTGCAATAAATTTGCTAAGAGCTTTCATTAGTCTCCAGAGCAGGATAAGTGCGTGTATATTTGTATTTGTCGAGGCATCACTGAGCGAGACATCGCCCAAGCAGTTCAGCAGGGAGTCTCTTCCCCCGAACAGCTCGCAGAAACTATGGGGGTAGGGGCCGATTGTGGCTGTTGTCTTAACCATGCCTGCCAGGCCCTGGCCCAGAACTTAGGACGAGAACCCAGCGATTACTGTACTGCTGTTTGTCCTTCCTAGACTAGAGAAATTCCCGCTTAAGGTAGGGTTGGAGCACCTCAGGCACCCGGACACTGCCGTTAGGTTGCTGGTAATTTTCAACGATGGCGGCCATGGTGCGGCCGATGGCGAGCCCGGAACCATTGAGGGTATGGACGAATTGGGTCCCTTTTTTGCCCTTTTCCTTAAAGCGGATACTGGCCCGCCGGGCCTGGAAGTCATGGAAATTGGAGCAACTGGAAATTTCTCGATAAGTCCCTGCGGCAGGGAGCCAAACCTCTAGGTCGTAGCATTTAGCGGCCCCGAAGCCCAGATCCCCCGTGCAAAGTTCTACCACGCGGTAGGGGAGTTGCAGGGCCTGAAGAATAGCCTCGGCATCTTGGACTAGGCGTTGATGTTCCGCCTCAGACTGGTCGGGGTGGACAATTTTCACCAGTTCCACCTTATTAAATTGGTGTAGGCGAATTAATCCCTTGGTATCCCGGCCGTAACTCCCGGCCTCCCGACGAAAACAAGGGGTATAGGCGCAGTGCTTAATCGGCAGGCTCTCAGCCTCCAACACTTCATCGCGATAAAAATTGGTCACGGGCACCTCGGCGGTCGGAATTAACCAGAGGTCATCGTCCTTGCACTGAAAGCTTTCTTCCGCAAATTTAGGCAGTTGACCTGTTCCCAACAGAGAATCACTGTTGACTAAAATGGGCGGTAAAATTTCCACATAACCGGCTCTAGTTTGTTGGTCGAGCATAAAGCTCACCAGGGCCCGCTCCAGGGCCGCACCAAGGCCGATGAGACTAATAAACCGGCTTTGGGCCACTTTGACAGAGCGTTCAGTATCTAGAATGCCTAGTTTTTCTGCCATTTCCCAGTGGGGCAGGACGGCATGGGAGATCTTGTACTCATCTCCCCAGCGACGGACTTCTATATTTTCCGTTTCATCTTTGCCAATTGGTGTCGTGGCGCTCGGCAAGTTAGGCAATTGCAGGAGCCGAGCCCGGATCTCGGCTTTGATTTCTTTTTCCTGAGGTTCTAGAGCACTGAGTTGACTTTTCAGTTGATTGCCTTCGGCTTTCAGGGCCGCAATTTCCTCTGGGTCGGCCCCCTGCTTACTTTTTTGCCCCACCAGTTTGCCAATTTCATTACTGCGGGCCTGGAGTTGGGTGCGCTGGGCCTCGAGTTCCCGTTGTTGTTGATCTAGCCCCAGAATGTCTTGTAGGGTGGGAGTATAGTCGGCATTACGGCGATTGAGACCTGCGGCGATCTCAGCCAGGTTATCACGGATTTGTTTGAGGTCTAGCACAGAATTAAAGATCTCCTTCTCAAGATTTTTTTAGTTTGCGGGCCAAGCGTTCAACTAACAGATCAACCTCTGGCAATTTCAACTGTACCGCCAGGATGCCAAAGATCAGTAACGCAATAACGGTGCCTCCCCCCAGTTGTAGGAGATCGAGGCTAAAGTTGCTAACGCCAAAATAATTTTCCCATTGCTGACTAGCTAAGCGACTGCCTCCGGCGGCTAAGGTGGTAATACCCATTAGGGCCAAGAGGGCCAGGCTCCATTCTCCTAAGGGCAGGCCCCCCAACCGACGATGAAGCACCCCCAGAAAAATGACCATAGAGATAATATTGACCCCGATGGTGGCAAAGACCAGGCCCGATGCACCAAAGGGTTTGTAAAACAAGAAATCCAGAAAAGCGTTCAGCAAAATATTTAAAATACTGACCTTGAAGGGTAGAGTCCCATCCCCCAAAGCATAGAAAACCCGCACCAAAACATCCCGTGCCAGGTAGAAAAATAGGCCTGACCCGTAGGCCACCAGGACAGGAGCAACATCCTCTGCCGCACTGGCATTAAAGGCTCCTCGTTGGTAGATCACCCGCACGATTGGCCCAGAAATGGCCGCAAAAATAGCGGTTAAGGGCAACATGGTTAAAGCCGTGAGCAATAGGCCCTGGCGAATGCGAACCTTCAGCTCTGGCCAATGGTCGGGAATGGCCAAGCGGGAAAAGACCGGCATAAAGGGCACCAAAATCATATTGGAAATAATGCCCAGGGGAGTGAGGGCGATAAAGTTGGCGTAGCGCAGGGAAGCCGCTGCATTCTCGATAAAGGAGGCAAAGAAAAGATCGGTGGAAACATTGATGTAGAGCATCCCTGAAGAGAACGTGGCCGGGATCATTACTGCCAAGACTTGGCTCACACCGGGGAGCCGCCAATCAAAGCGGAGACGAATCCGACCCAAATTGGCTTTGGCCTGGGCGACCACCTGGGCTAACCATTGCAGGACGCAACCTGCCGTCGTTCCCCCTGCCAGTAAAACCGAGCCAAGTAGGGCGTACTGAGGCGTATTCAGTTGGGAGCCGTAGAGGGCCAGGGCCAGTCCCAGGGGAATAATCACCGTCAAACTGGAGAGTAGAGGACTGATACTGGGGAGCCAATACTGATCCGCTGCATTCAAGACCCCAAAGCCAATACCAATCAAACCGGCAAAAAAAGCCAGGGGGGCCATGATCTGTAACTGCTGAACCGCAATGGCCTTGACAGAACTTTCCAGGCCGGGTGCCAACAGGTCAATTAAGTCGGAAGCAAAGACCATGAGTAGTACCGTCATCCCCAACAAGACCAAGCTAACCAGGGTAGTCACCGTTTCCACCAAGGGGGCCACTTCTTCTTTTTCCCGTTTGGCCAACACACTAATCAAGGCACTGTGGAAAGGGCCGTTAATCCCCCCTAACAAAATCAGCAAAAAGCCGGGGATGACATAGGCGTAGGCGTAGGCATTGACTACTGGGCCAACCCCGAAAGCCGCGGCGACGATTTGTTCTCGAACCAGGCCAAATATTTTACTGATCAGGGTCGCAAAGGCCACGATGCCCGCGATGCCCGCTAGGGAACGAGATACTTTATTAGAACCAGACACTGGCTTTGCTCCGAAGGAAACGGCACTTATTATCTGGGATTTGGGCGGCCCTGCGATAGTCTGACCGAAAAAGGCTAGTCTAGTTCAAACTCCTGTTGCCATTGATTATCCTGAGGCCGCTGGGGTTGCTCGGTTTTAGCTAGTAGATAATTTTCCAACACTAAATAATCCATCTCCGTTCGCATAAAACAGCGGTAGGCATCCGCAGGAGTACAGACAATGGGTTCTCCCCGCACATTAAAGGAGGTATTAACCAGAACCCCACAGCCGGTTAGGGCCTCGAATTGCTGAAGGAGTTGGTAGTAACGCGGGTTGGTCTCGGCATGGACAGTTTGGATCCGCGCGGAATAATCAACGTGGGTAATGGCCGGCAGGCTAGAGCGGGGAACCTTTAATTTATCGATACCAAATAAGCCGGCCTGTTGTTGTTGACTATCGGCCAAACACAGCTCGGGCCGTACAGAAGCCACCATCAGCATGTAGGGACTCGGGCCCTGCCAGTCAAAGTAATCTCCTACCCGTTCCGCCAATACTGAGGGGGCAAAGGGACGAAAGGATTCTCGGTACTTGATTTTGAGGTTCATCACCGATTGCATCTGGGGATTGCGGGGATCGCCGATGATCGAGCGCCCCCCCAAGGCCCTCGGGCCAAATTCCATCCGGCCCTGGAACCAACCGATCACCTTCCCCTCCGCCAGTAATTGGGCCAAACGGGGGAAGAGGTCAGCATCGGGAAAATAGTGATAGACGGCCTGCCATTCATCCAGCACCGCTTGGATCTCAGCGTTGCTAAACTGGGGCCCCAGATAGGCCCCCTGCATTTGGTCTTGGCCGGTAGCCGGACGCGGTTGGTCAAGGTATTGATGCCAAACCGCCAGGGCCGCCCCAATGGCCCCCCCCGCATCCCCTGCTGCTGGCTGTACCCAAATGTTTTTAAACTTACTTTCCCGCGCTAGGCGGCCATTGGCCACACAGTTGAGGGCCACACCCCCCGCTAAACAGAGGTTATCTCGGTCCAGATCTTGGTAGGCGCTCTTGGCCAACCGTAAAACAATTTCCTCTGTGACCACCTGTACCGATGCCGCCAGATCCATTTCCCGCTGACTCAGGGGACTTTCTGGGCGACGGGGCGGGCCCCCAAAAAGCCGATCGAAATTGCCATTGGTCATGGTTAAGCCAATAGCATAGTTGAAGTAGGCCATGTTCAAGCGAAAGGTGCCGTCATCCTTTAAATCCACCAGATGCTCGAGAATGACATCGACGTATTTCGGTTCACCGTAGGGGGCCAGACCCATTAGCTTGTACTCACCGGAATTGACTTTAAAGCCTGTGTAGTAGGTAAAAGCAGAGTACAGTAGCCCCAGGGAATGGGGAAAGTCAATTTCCCAGACCGGCGTTAGACGCGATCCATCTCCCTGCCAAAGGGATGTCGTGGCCCATTCGCCCACCCCATCCATACAGAGAACCGCCGCTTGCTCAAAGGGACTGGGAAAGAAGGCCGATGCGGCATGGGATTGATGGTGCTCATTAAATAACAGGGGGGGCAAGGCCCGAAGCGAACAGCCTGCTAATTTGGCTAATTCCTTTTTAAGCACCGTTTTGAGGTAAAGCTTTTCCTTGAGCCAAACCGACATGGCGGAAATAAACGAGGTCAGGCCCTGGGGGGCATAGGCCAGGTAGGTTTCTAGCAGACGTTCAAAGGTGAGGAGGGGTTTTTCGTAAAAAACGATGTAGTCCAAGTCCTGGAGTAGTAGGCCCTGGGATTGGAGGCAGGAGGTAATGGCCTGGGCCGGAAAACAGGCATCATGTTTCTTGCGGCTAAAGCGTTCCTCTTGGGCCGCGGCTCGGATTTGGCCATCCTGTACTAGGGCCGCCGCACTGTCATGGTAGTAAGCCGAAATTCCTAGGATATTCGTCACGGTCTGCCCGTCTCTCCCTGCGGTAACGAAATATTGCCAGAATAGCACAGCCCAATTTCCCTTTCCGGTTCCCCAGGGGCTTAGAATACGAAAATGTGACCACTGTCCTTATTAAAGCTTTTGTTCTATATTTTAAAATTTCTATGACTGATACTTTGCCCGTCCTTTATCTCTCCGGTTTACTGGTTATTCTGGTGGGTCTGGGGGTCTTTGTCTTGAGTCAGGTGCTCAAGGCCCGGCGTTTAGAAAATAGCTTCGCCAAACTCCAGGAAAAACTGAAAAAAGAAAAGGGATCTGCCCAGGATTACTATCAACTCGGCAGTATTTACCTCGATAAAAAACTCTACGTCCAATCGATCAATTTATTTCAAAAGGCCCTGAAGGTGGGAGACGACGTGGAGCCGGAAAACATCGCTCTGATCTACAATGCCCTCGGTTTTGCCTACTTTGCTCAGGAACAGTACGATTTGGCCATTCGCAACTACAAAGAGGCCCTGAAACGCTATCCCGACTATGTCATTGCCCTCAATAATTTGGGGAATGTTTACGAAAAGAAACAATTGATTAGCCAGGCTGTTGAAGTTTATGGCCAAACCCTGGCCCTCGATCCTGACAATAAGACCGCCAAGCGTCGCTTTAACTCCCTACAAAAGCGCCTGGTGGAAACCCCCTAGAGCGCCATCACTTGATGATCCTGACTCACCATCCATTTCCGAGCCTTGTCCCAAGGGAGTGTCCTTGATCCATGTCCAAGCGGCGATTAAATCCGACTTTACCTAGTCTTTCCAGCCAGAGAGCCATGGGATGGCGGGTTTTGGGAATGCTTCT contains:
- a CDS encoding carbamoyltransferase; this encodes MTNILGISAYYHDSAAALVQDGQIRAAAQEERFSRKKHDACFPAQAITSCLQSQGLLLQDLDYIVFYEKPLLTFERLLETYLAYAPQGLTSFISAMSVWLKEKLYLKTVLKKELAKLAGCSLRALPPLLFNEHHQSHAASAFFPSPFEQAAVLCMDGVGEWATTSLWQGDGSRLTPVWEIDFPHSLGLLYSAFTYYTGFKVNSGEYKLMGLAPYGEPKYVDVILEHLVDLKDDGTFRLNMAYFNYAIGLTMTNGNFDRLFGGPPRRPESPLSQREMDLAASVQVVTEEIVLRLAKSAYQDLDRDNLCLAGGVALNCVANGRLARESKFKNIWVQPAAGDAGGAIGAALAVWHQYLDQPRPATGQDQMQGAYLGPQFSNAEIQAVLDEWQAVYHYFPDADLFPRLAQLLAEGKVIGWFQGRMEFGPRALGGRSIIGDPRNPQMQSVMNLKIKYRESFRPFAPSVLAERVGDYFDWQGPSPYMLMVASVRPELCLADSQQQQAGLFGIDKLKVPRSSLPAITHVDYSARIQTVHAETNPRYYQLLQQFEALTGCGVLVNTSFNVRGEPIVCTPADAYRCFMRTEMDYLVLENYLLAKTEQPQRPQDNQWQQEFELD
- the murJ gene encoding murein biosynthesis integral membrane protein MurJ, encoding MSGSNKVSRSLAGIAGIVAFATLISKIFGLVREQIVAAAFGVGPVVNAYAYAYVIPGFLLILLGGINGPFHSALISVLAKREKEEVAPLVETVTTLVSLVLLGMTVLLMVFASDLIDLLAPGLESSVKAIAVQQLQIMAPLAFFAGLIGIGFGVLNAADQYWLPSISPLLSSLTVIIPLGLALALYGSQLNTPQYALLGSVLLAGGTTAGCVLQWLAQVVAQAKANLGRIRLRFDWRLPGVSQVLAVMIPATFSSGMLYINVSTDLFFASFIENAAASLRYANFIALTPLGIISNMILVPFMPVFSRLAIPDHWPELKVRIRQGLLLTALTMLPLTAIFAAISGPIVRVIYQRGAFNASAAEDVAPVLVAYGSGLFFYLARDVLVRVFYALGDGTLPFKVSILNILLNAFLDFLFYKPFGASGLVFATIGVNIISMVIFLGVLHRRLGGLPLGEWSLALLALMGITTLAAGGSRLASQQWENYFGVSNFSLDLLQLGGGTVIALLIFGILAVQLKLPEVDLLVERLARKLKKS
- a CDS encoding tetratricopeptide repeat protein, producing MTDTLPVLYLSGLLVILVGLGVFVLSQVLKARRLENSFAKLQEKLKKEKGSAQDYYQLGSIYLDKKLYVQSINLFQKALKVGDDVEPENIALIYNALGFAYFAQEQYDLAIRNYKEALKRYPDYVIALNNLGNVYEKKQLISQAVEVYGQTLALDPDNKTAKRRFNSLQKRLVETP
- the serS gene encoding serine--tRNA ligase, translated to MLDLKQIRDNLAEIAAGLNRRNADYTPTLQDILGLDQQQRELEAQRTQLQARSNEIGKLVGQKSKQGADPEEIAALKAEGNQLKSQLSALEPQEKEIKAEIRARLLQLPNLPSATTPIGKDETENIEVRRWGDEYKISHAVLPHWEMAEKLGILDTERSVKVAQSRFISLIGLGAALERALVSFMLDQQTRAGYVEILPPILVNSDSLLGTGQLPKFAEESFQCKDDDLWLIPTAEVPVTNFYRDEVLEAESLPIKHCAYTPCFRREAGSYGRDTKGLIRLHQFNKVELVKIVHPDQSEAEHQRLVQDAEAILQALQLPYRVVELCTGDLGFGAAKCYDLEVWLPAAGTYREISSCSNFHDFQARRASIRFKEKGKKGTQFVHTLNGSGLAIGRTMAAIVENYQQPNGSVRVPEVLQPYLKREFL
- the bfr gene encoding bacterioferritin, producing MKGKDAVLQQLYKLLRGELAARDQYFTHSRMYQDWGLQKLYERIDHEMQDETLHADALIQRILFLEGIPDLSQQDGLKIGKTVPEMLQSDLDLEYKVIEDLKEAIAVCETEQDYQTRELLRQMLADTEEDHAYWLEKQLGLIEKIGLQNYLQSQMG
- a CDS encoding (2Fe-2S)-binding protein — its product is MYICICRGITERDIAQAVQQGVSSPEQLAETMGVGADCGCCLNHACQALAQNLGREPSDYCTAVCPS
- a CDS encoding DUF2442 domain-containing protein → MAIQQLTITDDTLSVDLSDGRTISVPLAWYPRLLHASIEERNDYRLIAGGSGIHWNQLDEDISSKNLILGQPSGESQKSFQRWLNHRQNNDDDTE
- the bfr gene encoding bacterioferritin, producing MEGNAEVKRHLNEALKAQLTAINQFFLHARICKNWGLNQLNDLEYKYSIKAMKQADVLIERVLFLDGLPNLQNLGKLLIGENVPELLQNDLTICLEIRQGLIASIHFCEGQQDYVSRDLLTELLEKTEAQIDWLESQQWLIQNSGLENYLQSMI